A DNA window from Engystomops pustulosus chromosome 10, aEngPut4.maternal, whole genome shotgun sequence contains the following coding sequences:
- the LOC140104477 gene encoding uncharacterized protein isoform X1 — MESVRSATQLIYTDHYMCTIDLRDAYYHVPIHHSSQKFLRFSVFSPEGSILHFQFRALPFGISSAPRVFTKIMVEVVAFLRLQRVSIVPYLDDLLIIGKNRSYYSKRFYHEETLRSGVDNQHPKIRSVSLHSQEIPRSNVELYSHDVLSPSGKSRRSKTSDPLLQEENLRYNQRSNESPGSPYGLPLICSLEPEPLSHSAKLDSQFLEPENLGIGQKSHHSILGKKRSAMVVGDKASGERGCLALPSVSDHHDRCKQSGLGSSLPFALRPGTLDPFTCKETIKLSGTTSRLGSLKVQPSSSEESACPHTDRQHHGGVLPKTTRRYEVSSSFLPDSHHLFLGRREHTRSFCNSPKRSSEYGGRLPQQESDFSQRMVHKSGNLQPVDRSLGHSANRLIRHKGELNVSSILLSGGKGAEGSTRRLQSSMDRTSLLRLSPYSLGRKGPQEDPYGPGKGNTHLPELAKKGLVPSADIPGHPATGDIASEEGSSASGSYPASRPGEASIGGLDPESNFLRSQGLSRAVVTTLKASRKKVTFNIYHKIWNKFVSFCGNDPPSQLNPNIFQILDFLQKGLELGLSTSTLKVQVSALGAFFDFPLADHRWVKRFISASSRIRPQILRRTPTWDLTLVLDALSRPPFEPLESSSIKNLTLKTTLIAVTTAKRLGELQAISIREPYMRILPDCIVLTLDPGFVPKVVSDFHRNQEITLPSFYENPSSNDEASWHLLDGKNKGRKASKISIARWLKSAISTCYTLQGKEVPTNLKAHSTRAMSASWAERRGASLEQICKAATWASTSTFIKHYRLDLPSSQDLSFGRKVLQAVIPP, encoded by the exons atggaatcggtaagatccGCTACTCAGCTTATATATACCGACCACTATATGTGCACGATAGACCTTCGGGACGCTTACTACCACGTTCCTATTCACCACTCTTCTCAAAAGTTCCTCAGATTTTCAGTCTTTTCTCCAGAGGGTTCTATCCTCCACTTTCAGTTTCGGGCTCTACCCTTTGGTATTTCCTCAGCTCCGAGAGTTTTTACAAAAATCATGGTGGAGGTTGTTGCTTTCCTGAGGCTACAGAGGGTGTCTATTGTGCCATATTTAGACGACCTTCTGATTATAGGGAAGAACAGATCTTATTACAGCAAGAGATTTTACCATGAGGAAACTCTTAGATCTGGGGTGGATAATCAACACCCAAAAATCCGATCTGTCTCCCTCCACTCACAAGAAATTCCTAGGAGTAATGTTGAACTCTACTCTCATGATGTCCTTTCTCCCTCAGGAAAAAGCCGACGGTCTAAGACTTCAGATCCGCTCCTTCAGGAGGAAAACCTCCGTTACAATCAGAGGAGCAATGAAAGTCCTGGGTCTCCTTACGGCCTGCCTCTCATCTGTAGCTTGGAGCCAGAGCCATTGTCGCACTCTGCAAAGCTGGATTCTCAGTTCTTGGAACCGGAAAACCTCGGGATTGGACAAAAAAGTCATCATTCCATCCTCGGTAAAAAGAGATCTGCAATGGTGGTTGGAGATAAAGCATCTGGAGAAAGGGGTTGCCTGGCACTGCCTTCCGTGTCTGACCATCACGACCGATGCAAGCAGTctgggctggggagcagtcttcccTTCGCATTACGCCCAGGGACCTTGGACCCCTTCACTTGCAAAGAAACCATCAAACTATCGGGAACTACGAGCCGTCTGGGAAGCCTTAAGGTCCAACCCTCTTCTAGTGAAGAATCGGCATGTCCACATACTGACAGACAACACCACGGCGGTGTCTTACCTAAGACGACAAGGAGGTACGAGGTCAGTAGCTCTTTCCTCCCTGACTCGCACCATCTTTTCCTGGGCAGAAGAGAACATACTCGCTCTTTCTGCAACTCACCTAAGAGGAGTTCTGAATACGGAGGCAGACTTCCTCAGCAGGAGAGTGATTTCTCCCAACGAATGGTGCATAAATCGGGAAATCTTCAACCAGTTGACAGATCTCTGGGGCACTCCGCGAATCGACTTATTCGCCACAAGGGAGAACTCAATGTGTCATCtatacttctctctggaggcaaGGGAGCCGAAGGATCGACTAGACGCCTTCAGTCATCCATGGACCGAACCTCTCTCCTacgcctttccccctattcccttggtcgcaagggtcctcaggaagatccttatggaccaggcaagggtaatactcatctgcccgaactggccaAAAAAGGGCTGGTACCCTCTGCTGACATCCCTGGCCATCCAGCAACCGGTGATATTGCCTCCGAGGAAGGATCTTCTGCGTCAGGGTCCTATCCTGCATCCAGACCCGGAGAAGCTTCAATtggcggcttggatcctgagtccAACTTTTTAAGATCACAGGGCCTTTCCAGAGCGGTGGTAACCACActtaaggcaagtaggaaaaaagttacttttaacatatatcacaaaatttggaataaatttgtgtctttttgtggGAATGATCCTCCATCTCAACTCAACCCAAATATTTTCCAGATCCTGGACTTTCTTCAGAAGGGCCTGGAATTGGGCCTATCCACTAGCACCTTGAAGGTGCAGGTCTCGGCCCTGGGAGCCTTTTTCGATTTCCCCTtggcggaccacaggtgggtcaaacgTTTTATCTCggcctcctccagaatcagacctCAGATTCTCAGGAGGACCCCTACGTGGGATCTCACCCTAGTGTTAGACGCTCTTTCCAGACCTCCTTTCGAACCTCTGGAGAGTTCTAGCATTAAAAACTTAACGCTAAAAACTACTCTGATTGCTGTTACCACAGCCAAGAGATTGGGGGAGCTCCAGGCTATTTCCATCAGAGAACCCTATATGCGCATTCTTCCTGACTGTATTGTTCTTACTCTAGACCCCGGGTTCGTTCCCAAAGTGGTATCAGACTTCCACCGGAACCAGGAGATTACCCTCCCGTCCTTCTACGAGAATCCTTCTTCTAATGACGAAGCCTCATGGCATCTTCTGGAT gggaaaaataaggggagaaaAGCTTCCAAGATTTCGATAGCAAGATGGCTTAAGTCGGCTATTTCCACATGCTATACATTACAAGGGAAGGAGGTTCCTACTAATCTAAAGGCTCATTCCACCAGGGCTATGTCAGCTTCCTGGGCCGAAAGAAGAGGCGCATCACTTGAGCAGATCTGCAAAGCGGCCACCTGGGCGTCAACATCCACATTCATTAAGCATTACCGTCTGGACTTGCCAAGTTCGCAGGACCTCTCCTTTGGAAGGAAGGTTCTACAGGCGGTCATCCCACCCTAG
- the LOC140104477 gene encoding uncharacterized protein isoform X2, whose product MESVRSATQLIYTDHYMCTIDLRDAYYHVPIHHSSQKFLRFSVFSPEGSILHFQFRALPFGISSAPRVFTKIMVEVVAFLRLQRVSIVPYLDDLLIIGKNRSYYSKRFYHEETLRSGVDNQHPKIRSVSLHSQEIPRSNVELYSHDVLSPSGKSRRSKTSDPLLQEENLRYNQRSNESPGSPYGLPLICSLEPEPLSHSAKLDSQFLEPENLGIGQKSHHSILGKKRSAMVVGDKASGERGCLALPSVSDHHDRCKQSGLGSSLPFALRPGTLDPFTCKETIKLSGTTSRLGSLKVQPSSSEESACPHTDRQHHGGVLPKTTRRYEVSSSFLPDSHHLFLGRREHTRSFCNSPKRSSEYGGRLPQQESDFSQRMVHKSGNLQPVDRSLGHSANRLIRHKGELNVSSILLSGGKGAEGSTRRLQSSMDRTSLLRLSPYSLGRKGPQEDPYGPGKGNTHLPELAKKGLVPSADIPGHPATGDIASEEGSSASGSYPASRPGEASIGGLDPESNFLRSQGLSRAVVTTLKASRKKVTFNIYHKIWNKFVSFCGNDPPSQLNPNIFQILDFLQKGLELGLSTSTLKVQVSALGAFFDFPLADHRPRVRSQSGIRLPPEPGDYPPVLLRESFF is encoded by the exons atggaatcggtaagatccGCTACTCAGCTTATATATACCGACCACTATATGTGCACGATAGACCTTCGGGACGCTTACTACCACGTTCCTATTCACCACTCTTCTCAAAAGTTCCTCAGATTTTCAGTCTTTTCTCCAGAGGGTTCTATCCTCCACTTTCAGTTTCGGGCTCTACCCTTTGGTATTTCCTCAGCTCCGAGAGTTTTTACAAAAATCATGGTGGAGGTTGTTGCTTTCCTGAGGCTACAGAGGGTGTCTATTGTGCCATATTTAGACGACCTTCTGATTATAGGGAAGAACAGATCTTATTACAGCAAGAGATTTTACCATGAGGAAACTCTTAGATCTGGGGTGGATAATCAACACCCAAAAATCCGATCTGTCTCCCTCCACTCACAAGAAATTCCTAGGAGTAATGTTGAACTCTACTCTCATGATGTCCTTTCTCCCTCAGGAAAAAGCCGACGGTCTAAGACTTCAGATCCGCTCCTTCAGGAGGAAAACCTCCGTTACAATCAGAGGAGCAATGAAAGTCCTGGGTCTCCTTACGGCCTGCCTCTCATCTGTAGCTTGGAGCCAGAGCCATTGTCGCACTCTGCAAAGCTGGATTCTCAGTTCTTGGAACCGGAAAACCTCGGGATTGGACAAAAAAGTCATCATTCCATCCTCGGTAAAAAGAGATCTGCAATGGTGGTTGGAGATAAAGCATCTGGAGAAAGGGGTTGCCTGGCACTGCCTTCCGTGTCTGACCATCACGACCGATGCAAGCAGTctgggctggggagcagtcttcccTTCGCATTACGCCCAGGGACCTTGGACCCCTTCACTTGCAAAGAAACCATCAAACTATCGGGAACTACGAGCCGTCTGGGAAGCCTTAAGGTCCAACCCTCTTCTAGTGAAGAATCGGCATGTCCACATACTGACAGACAACACCACGGCGGTGTCTTACCTAAGACGACAAGGAGGTACGAGGTCAGTAGCTCTTTCCTCCCTGACTCGCACCATCTTTTCCTGGGCAGAAGAGAACATACTCGCTCTTTCTGCAACTCACCTAAGAGGAGTTCTGAATACGGAGGCAGACTTCCTCAGCAGGAGAGTGATTTCTCCCAACGAATGGTGCATAAATCGGGAAATCTTCAACCAGTTGACAGATCTCTGGGGCACTCCGCGAATCGACTTATTCGCCACAAGGGAGAACTCAATGTGTCATCtatacttctctctggaggcaaGGGAGCCGAAGGATCGACTAGACGCCTTCAGTCATCCATGGACCGAACCTCTCTCCTacgcctttccccctattcccttggtcgcaagggtcctcaggaagatccttatggaccaggcaagggtaatactcatctgcccgaactggccaAAAAAGGGCTGGTACCCTCTGCTGACATCCCTGGCCATCCAGCAACCGGTGATATTGCCTCCGAGGAAGGATCTTCTGCGTCAGGGTCCTATCCTGCATCCAGACCCGGAGAAGCTTCAATtggcggcttggatcctgagtccAACTTTTTAAGATCACAGGGCCTTTCCAGAGCGGTGGTAACCACActtaaggcaagtaggaaaaaagttacttttaacatatatcacaaaatttggaataaatttgtgtctttttgtggGAATGATCCTCCATCTCAACTCAACCCAAATATTTTCCAGATCCTGGACTTTCTTCAGAAGGGCCTGGAATTGGGCCTATCCACTAGCACCTTGAAGGTGCAGGTCTCGGCCCTGGGAGCCTTTTTCGATTTCCCCTtggcggaccacag ACCCCGGGTTCGTTCCCAAAGTGGTATCAGACTTCCACCGGAACCAGGAGATTACCCTCCCGTCCTTCTACGAGAATCCTTCTTCTAA